From a single Syngnathus scovelli strain Florida chromosome 2, RoL_Ssco_1.2, whole genome shotgun sequence genomic region:
- the fam50a gene encoding protein FAM50A, with protein sequence MAQYKGAASEAGRAMQLMKKREKEREQLEQLKQRIAEDNMVKSNIDKKFSAHYDAVEAELKSSTVGLVTLNDMKAKQEALVKEREKQLAKKEQSKELQLKLEKQKEKKRKEEQKRKIASLSFNPENDGDEDNEEEEDEKEEEEEEEEEEQEYVPAKKKKLGKNPDVDTSFLPDRDREEEENRLREELRQEWELKQEKIKSEEIEITFSYWDGSGHRKTVKMKKGNTIQNFLQRALEVLRKDFSELRSAGVEQLMYIKEDLIIPHHHSFYDFIVTKARGKSGPLFSFDVHDDIRLVNDATVEKDESHAGKVVLRSWYEKNKHIFPASRWEPYDPEKKWDKYTIR encoded by the exons ATGGCTCAATACAAAGGAGCCGCCAGCGAGGCTGGGAGAGCAATGCAGCTGATGAAAAAACGAGAAAAGGAGAGAGAACAACTTGAACAACTGAAACAGAGGATCGCAGAG GACAATATGGTCAAGTCCAACATCGACAAGAAGTTCTCAGCTCACTATGACGCTGTGGAGGCAGAGTTGAAGTCCAGCACAGTTG GTTTGGTGACATTGAATGACATGAAAgccaagcaggaggctcttgtgAAGGAGCGTGAGAAGCAGCTGGCCAAGAAGGAGCAATCCAAGGAGCTCCAGCT caAGCTCGAGAAgcagaaggaaaaaaagagaaaagaagaacagaaaagaaaaattgcCAGTTTATCATTTAATCCCGAAAATGACGGTGACGAGGAcaatgaagaagaggaggatgaaaaggaagaggaggaggaagaagaggaggaggagcaggagt ATGTCCCcgcaaagaagaagaagctagGAAAAAATCCAGACGTAGACACAAGTTTCCTTCCTGATCGTGACCGAGAG GAGGAGGAGAATCGACTCAGAGAGGAGCTGAGGCAGGAGTGGGAGCTCAAGCAAGAAAAAATCAAGA GCGAGGAGATTGAGATTACCTTCAGTTACTGGGATGGATCTGGCCATCGCAAGACAGTCAAG ATGAAGAAAGGAAACACTATCCAGAACTTTCTGCAGAGGGCCCTGGAAGTCCTAAGGAAGGACTTCAGTGAGCTCAG GTCTGCTGGAGTTGAGCAGCTGATGTATATTAAGGAGGATCTGATCATCCCGCAT CACCACAGCTTTTACGACTTCATCGTGACAAAAGCCAGGGGCAAATCAG GACCACTCTTCAGCTTTGATGTCCATGATGATATCCGTCTGGTCAATGACGCCACTGTAGAGAAAGATGAG TCTCACGCAGGTAAAGTAGTGCTGAGGAGCTGGTACGAGAAGAACAAGCACATCTTCCCCGCTAGCCGCTGGGAGCCGTACGACCCTGAGAAGAAATGGGACAAGTATACG aTCCGGTGA
- the si:ch211-207e14.4 gene encoding interleukin-17 receptor D isoform X2: MALKIWMTAMIFCHVFASCHLDQFHDNLTTAITPQDCSLKCIRQGGTGCEYCRISNDDLNNALGLTSRNQLGSCVPWPCFTLLGEEDPGICQHYVDAPTDLHVDFLPDPDPDSDSIVVSWKPSQYGIAFLRGFQVTVQPLSGSSAGCQLFLFQRNLTLSASHSEMVYKSDPFPGLPLGSKYAITVMAVPVPERWERFYHSKIFSTRSCAEKNGFQQCKADWYPTNVEVEQKGSVITVTFNLAPPNLGITSYFSYCSANGKTTYIEIAPNYSRNRTHHSFALRDLKEGTNYTCEIAANEVDAMRKLFNFQVKPQVGSTGPSWTLAIPVGFAGVAIFIIVWVVLTRMPCVQMKKIYIKPDELIKQQEEMKAQEEVMILPNNRRSPPRLLICYSSNDGPAHVNVVMKLGAFMQQHMATQVCLDLWDSLGIAEEGSMAWYCNRIQESDFVLVICSKGLCRKSGHLEHGLLDSEVMVSLIGAEVGRAKSDGRDLSKYMAAIFNYSEEADIPTELGLVSRYRLTTDLMLLFSQLHQVRLHTPGRYVKINNISEEDFIVSHAGQALQEAIRDSEKAMKEEKEI; this comes from the exons ATGGCTCTGAAGATTTGGATGACGGCAATGATTTTCTGCCATGTGTTTGCAAGTTGTCACCTTGACCAATTTCATGATAATTTGACAACAGCGATCACTCCTCAGGACTGCAGCCTGAAGTGTATCCGCCAG GGAGGAACAGGGTGTGAATACTGCAGAATAAGCAATGACGACCTGAACAATGCACTGGGCCTGACCTCCAGAAATCAGTTGGGAA GTTGCGTCCCCTGGCCATGTTTCACGCTGTTAGGCGAAGAGGACCCTGGCATCTGTCAACACTACGTTGACGCACCCACTGATTTGCATGTTGATTTTCTACCTGATCCGGATCCCGATTCAGATTCCATCGTTGTGTCCTGGAAGCCGAGCCAATATG GTATTGCCTTCCTCCGAGGCTTCCAGGTGACCGTGCAACCCTTGTCAGGTTCCAGTGCTGGCTGTCAGCTCTTTCTTTTCCAGCGAAACCTCACACTCTCAGCTTCACACTCTGAAATG GTCTACAAGTCAGATCCTTTTCCCGGCCTCCCCCTTGGGTCCAAATATGCCATCACTGTGATGGCAGTGCCGGTGCCTGAGAGGTGGGAGCGCTTCTATCACAGCAAGATCTTCTCTACACGCT CATGTGCAGAGAAAAATGGATTTCAGCAGTGTAAAGCAG ACTGGTATCCAACGAACGTTGAGGTGGAGCAGAAAGGATCTGTGATCACCGTCACGTTCAACTTGGCGCCGCCTAACTTGGGCATTACAAGCTACTTCTCATATTGCTCAGCAAACGGCAAGACCACGTACATAGAGATAGCACCT AATtattccagaaaccgaacacatCACAGCTTTGCGCTCAGAGACCTCAAAGAAGGAACCAATTACACATGTGAG ATAGCTGCAAACGAAGTGGATGCCATGAGGAAATTATTCAACTTTCAAGTCAAGCCACAAG TTGGCTCTACAGGTCCCAGCTGGACTCTGGCCATTCCTGTGGGTTTTGCTGGAGTGGCcatttttattattgtgtggGTTGTTCTCACACGGATGCCCTGCGTACAAATGAAAAAGATTTACATCAAACCAG ATGAGTTGATAAAGCAGCAAGAAGAAATGAAGGCCCAGGAGGAAGTGATGATACTGCCTAACAACCGGAGGAGCCCTCCTCGTCTTCTGATATGCTACAGTAGTAACGATGGCCCCGCCCACGTCAATGTGGTCATGAAGCTCGGAGCTTTCATGCAGCAACACATGGCGACTCAG GTGTGTCTGGACCTTTGGGATTCTCTGGGGATTGCCGAAGAAGGAAGCATGGCGTGGTATTGTAATCGGATCCAAGAGAGCGACTTTGTCTTGGTTATTTGTTCCAAGGGTCTTTGTCGCAAAAGCGGACATTTAGAACACGGTCTCTTGGACTCTGAGGTGATGGTCAGCCTCATCGGAGCGGAAGTGGGACGAGCAAAATCTGACGGCAGAGACCTCTCCAAGTATATGGCAGCCATTTTTAACTACTCAGAGGAGGCAGATATCCCCACTGAACTGGGCCTGGTGTCCCGCTACAGGCTGACCACTGACTTGATGTTGCTTTTCTCCCAACTCCACCAAGTCCGCCTTCACACTCCGGGCCGCTATGTTAAGATAAATAATATCTCAGAGGAAGACTTTATCGTGTCACATGCTGGACAGGCTTTGCAAGAAGCGATCCGAGACTCAGAGAAGGCAATGAAGGAAGAGAAAGAGATTTGA
- the si:ch211-207e14.4 gene encoding interleukin-17 receptor D isoform X1: protein MALKIWMTAMIFCHVFASCHLDQFHDNLTTAITPQDCSLKCIRQGGTGCEYCRISNDDLNNALGLTSRNQLGSCVPWPCFTLLGEEDPGICQHYVDAPTDLHVDFLPDPDPDSDSIVVSWKPSQYGIAFLRGFQVTVQPLSGSSAGCQLFLFQRNLTLSASHSEMVYKSDPFPGLPLGSKYAITVMAVPVPERWERFYHSKIFSTRSCAEKNGFQQCKADWYPTNVEVEQKGSVITVTFNLAPPNLGITSYFSYCSANGKTTYIEIAPNYSRNRTHHSFALRDLKEGTNYTCEIAANEVDAMRKLFNFQVKPQEVGSTGPSWTLAIPVGFAGVAIFIIVWVVLTRMPCVQMKKIYIKPDELIKQQEEMKAQEEVMILPNNRRSPPRLLICYSSNDGPAHVNVVMKLGAFMQQHMATQVCLDLWDSLGIAEEGSMAWYCNRIQESDFVLVICSKGLCRKSGHLEHGLLDSEVMVSLIGAEVGRAKSDGRDLSKYMAAIFNYSEEADIPTELGLVSRYRLTTDLMLLFSQLHQVRLHTPGRYVKINNISEEDFIVSHAGQALQEAIRDSEKAMKEEKEI, encoded by the exons ATGGCTCTGAAGATTTGGATGACGGCAATGATTTTCTGCCATGTGTTTGCAAGTTGTCACCTTGACCAATTTCATGATAATTTGACAACAGCGATCACTCCTCAGGACTGCAGCCTGAAGTGTATCCGCCAG GGAGGAACAGGGTGTGAATACTGCAGAATAAGCAATGACGACCTGAACAATGCACTGGGCCTGACCTCCAGAAATCAGTTGGGAA GTTGCGTCCCCTGGCCATGTTTCACGCTGTTAGGCGAAGAGGACCCTGGCATCTGTCAACACTACGTTGACGCACCCACTGATTTGCATGTTGATTTTCTACCTGATCCGGATCCCGATTCAGATTCCATCGTTGTGTCCTGGAAGCCGAGCCAATATG GTATTGCCTTCCTCCGAGGCTTCCAGGTGACCGTGCAACCCTTGTCAGGTTCCAGTGCTGGCTGTCAGCTCTTTCTTTTCCAGCGAAACCTCACACTCTCAGCTTCACACTCTGAAATG GTCTACAAGTCAGATCCTTTTCCCGGCCTCCCCCTTGGGTCCAAATATGCCATCACTGTGATGGCAGTGCCGGTGCCTGAGAGGTGGGAGCGCTTCTATCACAGCAAGATCTTCTCTACACGCT CATGTGCAGAGAAAAATGGATTTCAGCAGTGTAAAGCAG ACTGGTATCCAACGAACGTTGAGGTGGAGCAGAAAGGATCTGTGATCACCGTCACGTTCAACTTGGCGCCGCCTAACTTGGGCATTACAAGCTACTTCTCATATTGCTCAGCAAACGGCAAGACCACGTACATAGAGATAGCACCT AATtattccagaaaccgaacacatCACAGCTTTGCGCTCAGAGACCTCAAAGAAGGAACCAATTACACATGTGAG ATAGCTGCAAACGAAGTGGATGCCATGAGGAAATTATTCAACTTTCAAGTCAAGCCACAAG AAGTTGGCTCTACAGGTCCCAGCTGGACTCTGGCCATTCCTGTGGGTTTTGCTGGAGTGGCcatttttattattgtgtggGTTGTTCTCACACGGATGCCCTGCGTACAAATGAAAAAGATTTACATCAAACCAG ATGAGTTGATAAAGCAGCAAGAAGAAATGAAGGCCCAGGAGGAAGTGATGATACTGCCTAACAACCGGAGGAGCCCTCCTCGTCTTCTGATATGCTACAGTAGTAACGATGGCCCCGCCCACGTCAATGTGGTCATGAAGCTCGGAGCTTTCATGCAGCAACACATGGCGACTCAG GTGTGTCTGGACCTTTGGGATTCTCTGGGGATTGCCGAAGAAGGAAGCATGGCGTGGTATTGTAATCGGATCCAAGAGAGCGACTTTGTCTTGGTTATTTGTTCCAAGGGTCTTTGTCGCAAAAGCGGACATTTAGAACACGGTCTCTTGGACTCTGAGGTGATGGTCAGCCTCATCGGAGCGGAAGTGGGACGAGCAAAATCTGACGGCAGAGACCTCTCCAAGTATATGGCAGCCATTTTTAACTACTCAGAGGAGGCAGATATCCCCACTGAACTGGGCCTGGTGTCCCGCTACAGGCTGACCACTGACTTGATGTTGCTTTTCTCCCAACTCCACCAAGTCCGCCTTCACACTCCGGGCCGCTATGTTAAGATAAATAATATCTCAGAGGAAGACTTTATCGTGTCACATGCTGGACAGGCTTTGCAAGAAGCGATCCGAGACTCAGAGAAGGCAATGAAGGAAGAGAAAGAGATTTGA
- the sars1 gene encoding serine--tRNA ligase, cytoplasmic, with protein MVLDLDLFRTDKGGDPELVREVQRKRFKDVTLVDKLVAADSEWRKCRFTADNLNKAKNLCSKSIGEKMKRKEPVGEDESIPEAAQNLEALTADTLSALTVTQIKKVRVLVDEAMVKTDSERLKLEAERFSYLREIGNLLHPSVPISNDEDADNKVERTWGDCSVQKKYSHVDLVVMIDGFEGEKGAVVAGSRGYFLKGPLVFLEQALINYAMRLLHSKNYTMLYTPFFMRKEVMQEVAQLSQFDEELYKVIGKGSERADDNSIDEKYLIATSEQPIAAFLREEWLKPEDLPIRYGGFSTCFRQEVGSHGRDTRGIFRVHQFEKIEQFVYASPHDGKSWEMFDEMIGTAEHFYQSLCIPYRIVNIVSGALNHAASKKLDLEAWFPGSGAFRELVSCSNCTDYQARRLRIRYGQTKKMMDKAEFVHMLNATMCATTRVMCAILENYQTEEGIIVPEKLREFMPPGMNEIIKFVKPAPIDQEMSKKAKKQKNKQAGDQNLPDAMEAMSVNNS; from the exons ATGGTGCTCGACTTGGACCTGTTTCGAACCGACAAAGGCGGCGATCCTGAACTGGTCCGTGAGGTCCAAAGGAAACGCTTTAAAGACGTTACGCTCGTCGATAAACTGGTCGCCGCGGACTCAGAATGGCGAAAGT GCCGCTTCACTGCAGACAACCTCAACAAAGCAAAAAACCTTTGCAGCAAGAGTATTGGGGAGAAAATGAAG AGGAAAGAACCGGTTGGCGAGGATGAGTCTATTCCAGAGGCGGCACAGAATCTGGAGGCGCTCACAGCAGATACACTCTCG GCCCTaacagtgacccaaatcaagaaGGTGCGTGTGTTGGTGGATGAGGCCATGGTAAAAACTGATAGCGAACGGTTGAAGCTGGAGGCGGAACGCTTTTCGTACCTGAGGGAGATTGGCAATCTTCTGCACCCGTCTGTACCCATCAGCAACGATGAG GATGCAGACAACAAGGTGGAGCGGACATGGGGTGACTGCAGTGTCCAGAAGAAGTACTCCCATGTTGACCTGGTGGTCATGATAGACGGCTTTGAGGGGGAGAAGGGAGCCGTTGTGGCTGGGAGTCGAGGCTACTTCTTGAAG GGCCCACTGGTGTTCCTTGAACAGGCTCTAATCAATTACGCCATGAGGCTCTTGCATAGCAAGAACTACACCATGCTTTACACGCCCTTCTTTATGAGGAAAGAGGTCATGCAGGAAGTTGCCCAGCTCAGCCAATTTGATGAAGAGCTTTATAAG GTCATCGGTAAAGGGAGCGAACGAGCAGATGACAACTCCATCGACGAGAAGTACCTCATCGCCACTTCTGAGCAGCCCATCGCAGCTTTCTTGAGGGAAGAGTGGCTGAAGCCCGAGGATCTGCCCATACGCTACGGCGGCTTCTCCACCTGCTTCAGACAGGAAGTGGGCTCCCACGGTCGAGACACGCGTGGAATCTTCAGGGTGCATCAGTTTGAGAAG ATTGAGCAGTTTGTCTACGCATCGCCGCATGATGGAAAATCGTGGGAGATGTTTGATGAAATGATCGGGACCGCGGAACACTTTTATCAGTCTCTCTGTATTCCTTACCGCATTGTCAACATCGTCTCTG GTGCCCTCAATCATGCTGCTAGTAAGAAGCTGGATCTGGAGGCCTGGTTCCCGGGCTCTGGGGCTTTCAGAGAGCTGGTCTCCTGTTCCAATTGCACAGACTACCAGGCCAGACGCTTGCGTATCCGCTACGGACAGACCAAAAAGATGATGGACAAG GCAGAGTTTGTTCATATGCTTAACGCCACCATGTGTGCCACCACACGTGTGATGTGCGCCATCTTGGAGAATTACCAAACTGAGGAGGGCATCATTGTTCCAGAGAAGCTCAGGGAATTCATGCCTCCTG GTATGAACGAAATCATCAAGTTTGTCAAGCCTGCACCCATCGACCAGgagatgtccaaaaaggctaagAAACAGAAGAATAAGCAGGCAGGAGACCAGAACCTCCCCGACGCCATGGAGGCGATGTCGGTCAACAACTCTTAG
- the LOC125988203 gene encoding PTB domain-containing engulfment adapter protein 1-like produces the protein MSDTEDDIEISFTVKFLGRVEVVHPNGLNILEEAAQNLKTPDPYSSDKAAKKSKVHLFVSLSGIDMLENKTKFLLYTCPLPTISFCAVLPSSPKVFGFVAKHPAVDMYHCYLFKSETLAYVLVSAIGDVFRAAKKEESVRGSRDLIVEALRHKNKMLQKENSELKKRLADKNNQQ, from the exons atgagtgacacagaggatgacatTGAGATCTCTTTTACAGTGAAG TTTCTTGGGCGAGTGGAGGTGGTCCACCCTAATGGACTTAATATCCTGGAGGAAGCAGCTCAGAACCTCAAG ACGCCTGACCCATACTCCTCAGACAAGGCTGCAAAGAAGAGCAAAGTCCATCTTTTCGTGTCTCTGAGTGGGATTGACATGTTGGAAAACAAAACCAAG TTTCTGCTGTACACCTGTCCTCTCCCCACTATTTCCTTCTGCGCCGTCTTGCCTTCGTCGCCCAAAGTGTTTGGCTTTGTGGCTAAGCACCCTGCGGTGGACATGTACCACTGCTACTTGTTCAAGAGCGAGACTTTG GCATACGTGCTGGTCTCCGCCATCGGCGATGTCTTCCGAGCCgcgaaaaaagaagaaagtgtCCGAGGGAGTCGAGACCTGATAGTGGAGGCCCTCAGGCACAAG aACAAAATGCTACAAAAAGAGAATTCTGAGCTCAAGAAGAGGCTTGCAgacaaaaacaaccaacaaTAA